TCCACGCGGTCCAGCGCCCAGTTGGCGATAGCTGATGGGCCATCCCGCAGGATCACGTCGCGCACGGCGGCCAACGCTTCCGCCTCGTCGTCAAACGCATCGGTCAGGTTCAGCGTCTTGTTGTCCCAGCGTTCGTAGCCCATGGATCTATCCTGCCACGTGATCGCCCGCGGCGCCGCGCAGGGTTTCGACGGCGTGGGGCAGCACGGGCAGCAGCACGGCCAGGTTCTCGCGCACGCCGCGCTCGCTGCCGGGCAGGTTGACGATCAACGTGCGGCCGCGCACGCCCGCCACGGCGCGGCTCAGCATCGACATCGGCGTGTGGCGCAGGCCTTCGATCCGCAGCGCCTCGGCAACGCCCGGCGCCTCATAATCGAGCACGGTGCGTGTGGCCTGCGGCGTCACGTCACGCGGCGAGAGGCCGGTGCCTCCGGTTGTGAGCAGCACGTCCAGCCCGCCCGCATCGACCCACTCGCGCAGCGTCGCGGCGATCTGCTCCGCCTCGTCGGGCACGATCGCGTACTTTGCGACTGTGCCGCCGGCGCCGGCCACCAGCTCGCGGATCGCGGCGCCGCTGGTATCTTCCCGCTCGCCACGCGAGCCCTTGTCGCTGAGGGTGAGGACGCCGACCGTGAACGCCATCGCGGAACCTCTGCGCCGCCGCGCGCCCGGGGCCCGCGGGAATCGCGTTGACTTTGATGGGGGGCGGTGGGAGAATGTGGACCACGGTGGGACCGCGATACAATCACGGTCTCAGCGTTATTCCATAGCAACTTGCGTCTTCATACACCGCCGAATCCCGGCTCAGTTTCCTGCCTGAGGCGACGCTTCCATGCTCTTTCTGGGCCGGTTTGAGTACGCCATGGACGACCGCGGCCGCGTGCCGATGCCCACCCGTTTTCGCGACGCCTTCGCCGGCGGCGCCGTGCTGGCGCCCGCCCCGCCCCGCTGCCTGCGAGTGTACACGACCGATGCCTACGAGCGGACGGCGGCGCTGATCCTGGCGCAGGGCGCGCACACCGAGCGCGGCCAACAACTGCGCCGCGCCTTCTTCGGCCGCACCTACGAGGGCGAGCTGGACAAATCCTCTCGCCTGCTGGTACCCGCCGCGCTGCGCCAGCGGCTCGGGCTCGAAGGCCAGGTGACGATGCTCGGCTGCGGCGACTACCTTGAAATCTGGGACACCGCCGTCTGCGAGGCCGAGCTGGCCGGCGCCGAGGCGCTCTACCCGCAGCACCTTGAGCAACTTGATGAGCGTAAGGGACCGGGCGGCGATGTCTGAGCGCGGCGCGGTGCACGAGCCGGTCCTGCTGGAGGAGACGATCGCCGCGCTGGCGCCGCGGCCCGGCGGCCGCTACGTCGATGGCACCGTCGGCCTCGGCGGGCACGCCGCGCGGCTGCTCGCAGCCAGCGCCCCGGACGGCCGCCTGCTGGGCCTCGACCGCGACGCCGACGCGCTGGTGCTCGCCGGCGAGCGGCTGGCGCCCTTCGGCGAGCGCGTGACGCTGATCCACGACAGCTACGCACAGGCCCTGCCGCACGCGCTGGCCGCCGGTCTCGCGCCCTGCGACGGCTTTTTGCTCGACCTCGGCGCCTCCTCCTTGCAGTTCGACACGGCCGCGCGCGGCTTCAGCTTCCGGCTCGACGGCCCGCTGGACATGCGCTTCGACCGCTCTTCAGGCGAGACGGCGGCCGAGGTGGTGAACGAGTCCGACGAAACGGAGCTGGCGAACCTGATCTGGCGGCTGGGCGAGGAGCCGGCCTCGCGCCGTATCGCCCGCGCGATCGTGCGCGAACGGCCGATCGAGACGACCGGCCAGCTCGCCCGCATCGTCGGGCGGGTGGCCGGGCGGCCGGGACAGCGCATCTCGCCCGCCACGCGCACCTTCCAGGCGCTGCGCATCGCCGTCAACCGCGAGCTGGAGACGCTGAGTGCAGCGCTGGAACGCACGCCGGAGCTGTTGCGATCGGGCGGGCGGCTGGCCGTGATCAGCTTTCACTCGCTGGAAGACCGCATCGTCAAGCAGTTCTTGCAGCGCGAGAGCCGCGACTGCATCTGCCCGCCGGGCATCCCGGCCTGCCGGTGCGGGCACACGCAGACCTTTCGGCCGCTCGGCCGGCGCCCCGTCATGCCGGGCGTGGCCGCGCGCGAGCGCAACCCGCGCAGCCGCAGCGCCAGGCTGCGCGCGGCCGAGCGGATCTAGCCGGGTACGGGAGCGGAAGGGGCGGGGCGGAGCATGGCGCTGGCGCAGAGACGGGCGACGAGCGGTGAGCAGGCGGGCGAGACGCCGCTGCTGCGCCGTGCCGGCGTGCTGCTCGCGCTGCTGCTCGCCGGCGGCATGATCCTGGGCGCGATGTTCCTGCCCGTGCTGCAGAACAGCGACGCGACCTCGACTGGCTACCAGATCGAGCACGCGCAGCAGCAGCTCGACGACCTGCGCGCCAAGACCTATACGCTGCAGGCGCAGATCGCCGATCTTGGATCCGAAACGCGCATCCGCCAGGAGGCCGCGCGGCTGGGCATGGTGCCCGCCGGCCGCGCC
The DNA window shown above is from Dehalococcoidia bacterium and carries:
- a CDS encoding MogA/MoaB family molybdenum cofactor biosynthesis protein, giving the protein MAFTVGVLTLSDKGSRGEREDTSGAAIRELVAGAGGTVAKYAIVPDEAEQIAATLREWVDAGGLDVLLTTGGTGLSPRDVTPQATRTVLDYEAPGVAEALRIEGLRHTPMSMLSRAVAGVRGRTLIVNLPGSERGVRENLAVLLPVLPHAVETLRGAAGDHVAG
- the rsmH gene encoding 16S rRNA (cytosine(1402)-N(4))-methyltransferase RsmH gives rise to the protein MSERGAVHEPVLLEETIAALAPRPGGRYVDGTVGLGGHAARLLAASAPDGRLLGLDRDADALVLAGERLAPFGERVTLIHDSYAQALPHALAAGLAPCDGFLLDLGASSLQFDTAARGFSFRLDGPLDMRFDRSSGETAAEVVNESDETELANLIWRLGEEPASRRIARAIVRERPIETTGQLARIVGRVAGRPGQRISPATRTFQALRIAVNRELETLSAALERTPELLRSGGRLAVISFHSLEDRIVKQFLQRESRDCICPPGIPACRCGHTQTFRPLGRRPVMPGVAARERNPRSRSARLRAAERI